Proteins from a single region of Corylus avellana chromosome ca11, CavTom2PMs-1.0:
- the LOC132166070 gene encoding uncharacterized protein LOC132166070, translating to MGGCATKPKVLKDALAPEPTKEDKPSAAPEPPVVVVVGVTEGEKIDAKAVEEGDKVKEIVDDDKLDDQDSKRRSLSILFKENEEGKGKTGDGNPAVEPPKQEDPPENIKPTYESETTLLQVEKTEILVEQNPVPDVVDAQKPEIPVQQTPAPDVVDAPVQQTPVSEVVYASEKAETEKTTETASTVDFSETEKITETTSTVDFSETEKTTETAPTVNFSETEKTTETASTVDFSETEKTTETAPTVDFSETEKTTETAPTVDDEKKKEAPYVADGHVKAERESSVEAAPAGETTSEEKKTEAQDVGSAKEEAETQKVIEVASVTETQNYGTSEEKKTEAKGAAEEKANV from the exons ATGGGAGGGTGTGCGACCAAGCCCAAGGTCTTGAAGGATGCGCTGGCTCCCGAGCCGACTAAGGAGGACAAGCCCTCCGCGGCTCCCGAGCCGCCTGTTGTAGTTGTCGTTGGTGTTACCGAGGGTGAGAAGATCGATGCCAAGGCGGTTGAAGAGGGTGATAAGGTCAAGGAGATTGTTGATGATGACAAGCTTGACGACCAGGACAGTAAGCGCCGCTCCCTCAGCATCTTGTTCAAGGAG aATGAGGAAGGGAAAGGCAAAACAGGAGATGGTAACCCTGCAGTGGAGCCACCAAAACAAGAAGATCCACCAGAGAATATAAAACCTACATATGAATCTGAAACCACGCTTTTACAGGTTGAAAAAACTGAAATTCTGGTTGAACAGAACCCTGTCCCTGATGTTGTCGATGCTCAAAAGCCTGAAATTCCAGTTCAACAAACTCCTGCCCCAGATGTTGTTGATGCTCCAGTTCAACAGACTCCTGTCTCAGAAGTTGTATATGCTTCTGAGAAGGCAGAAACAGAGAAAACAACCGAAACTGCATCAACTGTAGATTTCTCAGAAACAGAGAAAATAACCGAAACTACATCAACTGTAGATTTCTCAGAAACAGAGAAAACAACCGAAACCGCACCAACTGTAAATTTCTCAGAAACAGAGAAAACAACCGAAACTGCATCAACTGTAGATTTCTCAGAAACAGAGAAAACAACCGAAACCGCACCAACTGTAGATTTCTCAGAAACAGAGAAAACAACTGAAACTGCACCAACTGTAGAtgatgagaagaaaaaagaagcccCTTATGTTGCTGATGGTCATGTGAAGGCTGAAAGAGAGAGCTCAGTTGAAGCTGCACCGGCCGGAGAAACGACGTCggaggaaaagaaaacagaagCCCAGGATGTTGGCAGTGCTAAAGAGGAGGCTGAAACGCAGAAGGTAATTGAAGTTGCATCAGTTACAGAGACACAAAATTATGGCACCtctgaagaaaagaaaacagaagcAAAGGGTGCTGCTGAAGAGAAGGCCAATGTGTGA
- the LOC132165000 gene encoding uncharacterized protein LOC132165000: MEDKEEKQDSDEENREYMREILQTINRQSLGLASSVAFYNLHLIISNPHEELLKVTVGGSKFTGDFETLKKCYLLEQKYWKEFFATPFDASPSVDLQSQNSPPPGFDVVGESSPTKVPNSAYIGNTHTCDNYVGHRTTKLVHEATKYIKKCLGGGHDDALLFCGSGTTAAIKRLQEVMGIAVPSILRDRVLKCLGKEERWVVFVGPYEHHSNLLSWRQSLGQVVEIGLDDDGLIDMEALQLQLESYKHANRPILGSFSACSNVTGIYSDTRAIARLLHQYGGFACFDFAASGPYVEIDMKSGEMDGYDAIFLSLHKFLGGPGSPGILLMSNALYLLKSSPPSTCGGGTVNYVNGLSEKDTLYVDDIEERENGGTPQIIQTVRAALAFWVKEYVGYQVIEKQEQAYIRRALQRLLPNKNICILGNTTTKRQAILSFLIYSTTNSTLSGLKNNSREIRDALNMWGESGNKRDKPLHGPLVASLLNDLFGIQARGGCACAGPYGHILLNVDGAHSLALRAAILEGYVGAKPGWTRISFPYYISEEEFEFILAALEFLAIYGQRFLPLYYFNLRTGSWTFKKKALKELLIRKENNYNVHVLNLEDCNSKASDDDEERNKISKYRNYLETAKHISSLLPKFPSQPRLPEDMDTNLLQFRV, translated from the exons AtggaagacaaagaagaaaaacaagattctgatgaagaaaatagagaatacATGAGGGAAATTCTGCAAACCATCAATAGACAAAGTCTGGGATTGGCATCTTCTGTGGCGTTTTACAATTTACATTTGATCATTTCGAACCCACATGAAGAATTACTCAAAGTTACTGTTGGTGGATCAAAATTTACAGGagattttgaaactttgaaaaaaTGCTATTTACTGGAACAAAAATACTGGAAGGAATTCTTTGCAACTCCATTTGATGCATCTCCTTCGGTGGATCTTCAAAGCCAAAATTCTCCTCCTCCCGGTTTTGACGTCGTTGGTGAATCATCCCCAACCAAAG TACCCAACTCTGCATACATAGGGAACACTCACACTTGTGACAATTACGTGGGGCATCGGACGACAAAATTGGTGCACGAAGCAACCAAATACATCAAGAAATGCTTGGGTGGTGGCCATGATGATGCCCTCCTGTTCTGCGGCTCTGGCACGACTGCAGCTATTAAAAGGCTTCAAGAAGTAATGGGTATTGCCGTACCATCAATTTTGAGAGACAGGGTACTAAAATGTCTTGGAAAGGAAGAAAGGTGGGTGGTTTTTGTCGGACCTTATGAGCACCACTCAAACCTTCTTTCATGGCGGCAAAGCTTGGGTCAAGTAGTAGAGATTGGTTTGGATGATGACGGTTTGATAGACATGGAGGCTCTACAACTACAACTTGAATCGTATAAACACGCCAACAGGCCTATTTTGGGTTCCTTTTCGGCTTGTAGCAACGTGACTGGAATTTATTCGGATACACGAGCAATTGCTAGACTTCTTCATCAATATGGAGGTTTTGCATGCTTCGATTTTGCAGCAAG TGGTCCTTACGTGGAGATTGACATGAAGTCTGGGGAGATGGATGGCTATGACGCCATTTTCCTTAGCCTACATAAGTTTCTCGGTGGCCCCGGATCGCCGGGCATTCTTCTGATGAGCAATGCCCTTTATCTCCTAAAATCTTCTCCACCATCGACTTGTGGAGGTGGAACTGTTAATTATGTCAACGGCTTAAGTGAAAAG GACACATtatatgtggatgacattgAAGAAAGGGAAAACGGTGGCACTCCACAAATAATCCAAACAGTTAGAGCAGCATTGGCTTTCTGGGTAAAGGAATACGTTGGCTACCAAGTGATTGAAAAACAAGAGCAAGCCTACATACGAAGAGCGCTTCAGAGGCTTCTCCCAAACAAGAACATCTGCATTTTAGGAAATACAACCACCAAACGACAAGCCATATTGTCTTTCCTCATTTATAGTACAACCAATTCCACCTTGTCTGGCCTCAAAAACAATAGCAGAGAGATAAGGGATGCGCTTAACATGTGGGGAGAGAGTGGGAACAAGAGAGATAAGCCTCTTCATGGACCATTGGTTGCATCACTCCTGAACGACTTGTTTGGCATCCAGGCTCGAGGTGGGTGCGCTTGTGCTGGACCCTATGGTCACATCCTGCTTAATGTCGATGGCGCCCATTCACTTGCCCTCAGAGCTGCTATTTTAGAG GGCTACGTTGGAGCAAAACCCGGATGGACTAGAATCAGCTTTCCCTACTACATATCAGAGGAGgagtttgagtttattttaGCTGCACTGGAATTTCTAGCTATTTATGGGCAACGATTCCTTCCTCTGTACTACTTCAATTTGAGAACAGGAAGCTGGACTTTTAAGAAGAAGGCACTTAAGGAGCTACTGAtcaggaaagaaaataattacaatgTTCACGTCTTAAACTTAGAAGATTGCAATTCTAAAGCGTCTGACGACgatgaagaaagaaataagaTAAGTAAATATAGAAACTATTTAGAAACGGCGAAGCACATTTCCAGTTTGCTTCCCAAGTTCCCTTCTCAGCCTAGACTTCCGGAGGATATGGATACCAACCTTCTTCAATTCAGAGTCTAG
- the LOC132165001 gene encoding uncharacterized protein LOC132165001 translates to MELEQPILDFEQLVLREAVSVSAKKVNQNHSKASAKTTNAYRPNTSQPSDHRCRRSESSRALEMGVPWNYSPEEKLSWVRSQIIGGEAEIDSPSGKRRLTYADHTATGRSLLYIENFITHNVLPFYGNTHTCDSYVGDRTTKLVREASNYIKKCLGGGNDDSLLFCGSGSTGAIKKLQEIIGVAVTPILRERVLKCLTKEERWVVFVGPYEHHSNLLSWRNSLAQVVEIGLDDDGLIDMEALRLQLESYKHANRPILGSFSACSNVTGIYSDTRAIARLLHQYGGVACFDFAASGPYVEIDMRSGEMDGYDAIFLSPHKFLGGPGSPGILLMSNALYLLKSSPPSTCGGGTVNYVNGFSEKHTVYKEEIEERENAGTPQIIQTIRASLAFRVKEYIGYQVIENKEQAYIHRALQRLLPNKNIWILGNTTTKRQAILSFLIYSTTNSTLGGLKNNSREIRDVLNMWGESGNKRDKPLHGPLVASLLNDLFGIQARGGCACAGPYGHVLLGVDDTYLLAFSDAVAKGYVGTKPGWARISFPYYMSEEEFEFILDALEFLAIYGQRFIPLYHYNFETGAWTFKKKALQELLNKENILEDYNSKACGDEKRKMSKYRGYLEAAKYIASLLPKFPSQRRLPEQIDPNLFHFRI, encoded by the exons ATGGAATTGGAGCAACCCATTTTGGATTTCGAGCAACTCGTGTTGAGAGAGGCTGTTTCTGTTTCTGCTAAAAAAGTTAACCAAAACCACAGCAAAGCAAGTGCTAAGACCACCAATGCATATAGACCAAACACTTCTCAACCTTCCGACCACCGTTGCCGTCGCTCCGAATCCTCCAGGGCACTGGAAATGGGTGTGCCATGGAACTACTCCCCGGAGGAAAAACTATCTTGGGTACGTTCTCAAATCATTGGTGGCGAAGCAGAAATCGATTCTCCTTCCGGGAAAAGAAGACTCACCTATGCTGATCACACCGCCACCGGCCGGTCTCTTCTGTATATTGAAAATTTCATCACCCACAACGTTCTTCCCTTTTATG GGAATACTCACACGTGTGACAGCTACGTGGGGGACCGGACAACAAAGTTGGTGCGTGAAGCATCCAACTACATCAAGAAATGCTTGGGTGGTGGAAATGATGATTCCCTCTTGTTCTGCGGCTCCGGCTCCACCGGAGCCATTAAAAAGCTTCAAGAAATAATCGGCGTTGCCGTGACACCAATCTTGAGGGAGAGGGTACTCAAATGCCTCACTAAGGAGGAAAGGTGGGTGGTTTTTGTTGGGCCTTACGAGCACCACTCGAACCTTCTTTCATGGCGGAATAGCTTGGCTCAAGTGGTAGAGATTGGTTTGGATGATGATGGTTTGATTGACATGGAGGCTCTACGGCTACAACTTGAATCGTATAAACATGCCAACAGGCCTATTTTGGGTTCTTTTTCGGCTTGTAGCAATGTGACTGGAATTTATTCGGATACACGAGCAATTGCTAGACTTCTTCACCAATATGGAGGCGTTGCATGCTTTGATTTTGCAGCAAG CGGTCCATACGTGGAGATTGACATGAGGTCCGGGGAGATGGACGGCTACGATGCCATTTTCCTTAGCCCACATAAGTTTCTTGGTGGCCCCGGATCGCCGGGCATTCTTCTGATGAGCAATGCCCTTTATCTCCTAAAATCTTCTCCACCATCGACTTGTGGAGGTGGAACTGTTAATTATGTCAACGGCTTTAGTGAAAAG CACACGGTATATAAAGAGGAAATTGAAGAAAGGGAAAATGCTGGGACTCCTCAAATAATCCAGACAATTAGAGCATCATTGGCCTTCAGGGTAAAGGAATATATTGGCTACCAAGTGATTGAAAATAAGGAGCAAGCCTACATACACAGAGCACTTCAGAGGCTTCTCCCAAACAAGAACATTTGGATTTTAGGAAATACAACCACCAAACGACAAGCCATATTGTCTTTCCTCATTTATAGTACAACCAATTCCACCTTGGGTGGCCTCAAAAACAATAGCAGAGAGATAAGGGATGTGCTTAACATGTGGGGAGAGAGTGGGAACAAGAGAGATAAGCCTCTTCATGGACCATTGGTTGCATCACTCTTGAACGACTTGTTTGGCATCCAGGCTCGAGGTGGGTGCGCTTGTGCTGGACCCTATGGCCACGTCTTGCTTGGTGTCGATGACACCTATTTACTTGCCTTCAGCGATGCTGTTGCAAAG gggTATGTTGGAACAAAACCAGGATGGGCTAGAATCAGCTTTCCCTACTACATGTCTGAGGAGgagtttgagtttattttaGATGCATTGGAGTTTTTAGCTATTTATGGGCAACGGTTCATTCCTTTGTACCACTACAATTTTGAAACAGGCGCCTGGACTTTTAAGAAGAAGGCACTTCAGGAGCTTCTCAACAAGGAAAACATCTTGGAAGATTACAATTCTAAGGCGTGTGGCGAcgaaaagagaaagatgagtAAATATAGAGGTTATTTAGAAGCTGCAAAGTACATTGCCAGTCTGCTTCCCAAGTTCCCTTCTCAGCGTAGACTTCCGGAGCAGATTGATCCCAACCTTTTCCATTTCAGAATCTAA
- the LOC132165002 gene encoding uncharacterized protein LOC132165002 — MSANSDASSGRPSCRCGAVAFVRYSWTNDNYSRKWYGCEKYKQVGDCGFFLWADNEMTAYEKRIMQRLKDIEEQTRAEIDRLEKLLAAEQAQYRTHLEAMFQSRDEMWKSLVSNNQSRAVKFQFRQMTYQAVLALLVLLVFLYVSGYNASSGSKLMLK; from the exons ATGTCTGCAAATAGTGATGCATCGAGTGGCCGTCCATCATGTCGCTGTGGAGCTGTAGCGTTCGTAAGGTATTCCTGGACAAATGATAACTACAGCAGAAAGTGGTATGGGTGCGAAAAGTATAAG CAAGTTGGTGATTGTGGCTTCTTTCTTTGGGCTGACAACGAGATGACGGCTTACGAAAAAAGAATCATGCAACGCTTGAAGGATATAGAAGAGCAAACCCGGGCAGAAATTGATAGACTTGAAAAATTGTTGGCTGCCGAACAAGCACAGTATAGAACACACCTAGAAGCCATGTTTCAGTCTAGGGATGAGATGTGGAAATCTCTGGTATCGAATAACCAGTCTAGAGCGGTGAAGTTCCAGTTTAGACAAATGACGTATCAAGCAGTGTTAGCTTTGCTTGTCTTGCTAGTGTTCCTTTATGTTAGCGGTTACAATGCATCTAGTGGTAGCAAGTTGATGTTAAAATGA
- the LOC132165004 gene encoding uncharacterized protein LOC132165004 yields MYAAGSSNGNIGNGRHWTDSIDEFPDSDASDTDDEDERNFEGIRFELENLLVRMAMIVEECYHHFMHPSVRVCIPQRTSKLTGAMWVHWVLTNPNPTTCYEQFRMLPKTFLKLCNTLKHNGFLQSSRYVKITEQVAAFCLVMAQCHTQRTVADRLQRSLHTVSVYVNRTAKALCRLGKNIIRPAAMELPHPYVAHNGRYYPWFAKCIGAIDGTHVKACVQGENIVPYRSRKSTITQNVMCVVDFDLCFTYVYAGWEGSTHDSRIFQECIEDPTALFPMPVEDYFYLVDSAYGCYKGFLPPHRNERYHLEDFRRARRRPKNAVELFNYRHSSLRSAVERTFGVWKARFPIFDNMHPYPIENQRLFVVACCAVHNFIRKDCGADDPLFCAALMTHYGQHWIDVAQLPTMTPVPYVAHGAPPNRTRESKEMMIIVREAMTSHMWETANEE; encoded by the exons ATGTACGCAGCCGGCTCGTCTAATGGTAACATTGGTAATGGACGTCATTGGACGGACAGTATCGACGAATTTCCCGACTCAGATGCATCCGACACAGACGACGAGGATGAGCGTAATTTTGAGGGAATACGATTCGAGCTAGAGAATTTGCTGGTGCGCATGGCAATGATCGTGGAAGAATGTTACCATCATTTTATGCACCCGAGCGTAAGGGTTTGCATTCCACAGCGGACTTCCAAGCTGACTGGCGCAATGTGGGTACACTGGGTGCTTACCAATCCGAACCCAACTACATGCTATGAGCAATTTCGTATGTTGCCCAAAACTTTCTTAAAATTGTGCAACACACTGAAACACAACGGTTTTTTACAAAGCAGCCGGTATGTAAAGATCACAGAACAAGTTGCGGCATTTTGCCTAGTGATGGCACAGTGCCACACGCAGCGGACGGTAGCGGATAGGCTACAGCGCTCATTGCACACGGTAAGCGTTTACGTTAATCGGACAGCTAAAGCGCTGTGCAGGCTTGGAAAAAATATTATACGTCCAGCTGCGATGGAGTTGCCTCACCCATACGTTGCACACAATGGCCGCTACTATCCATGGTTCGCG AAATGCATTGGAGCGATTGACGGAACTCATGTTAAAGCGTGCGTTCAAGGTGAGAACATAGTGCCCTACAGAAGCAGGAAGTCCACAATAACACAGAATGTCATGTGCGTCGTTGACTTCGACCTTTGTTTCACATACGTTTATGCTGGATGGGAGGGCAGCACTCATGACTCGCGGATTTTCCAGGAGTGCATCGAGGATCCCACCGCTCTTTTCCCCATGCCGGTCGAAG ATTACTTCTACTTGGTTGACTCGGCCTATGGATGCTACAAGGGATTTTTACCCCCGCATCGCAATGAGCGATACCATTTGGAAGATTTCCGCCGCGCTCGACGTCGTCCGAAGAATGCAGTAGAATTGTTTAATTATAGGCATTCCTCATTACGATCAGCTGTGGAAAGAACGTTTGGAGTTTGGAAAGCCCGATTCCCTATCTTCGACAATATGCATCCATACCCGATTGAGAACCAACGACTATTTGTGGTCGCATGCTGCGCCGTACACAACTTCATTCGCAAAGACTGCGGTGCTGATGATCCACTGTTTTGTGCTGCCCTAATGACGCATTATGGGCAACATTGGATCGACGTCGCGCAATTGCCTACCATGACACCTGTTCCATACGTCGCGCATGGAGCGCCACCAAACCGAACCCGCGAAAGCAAggaaatgatgattatagtccGAGAGGCAATGACCTCTCACATGTGGGAAACTGCGAATGAAgagtaa